TATGGCGACTTTTGCAACCTCAGGCATCTTTTCATCACGAATTTGCAGCGTGCCGGGCTTCCGCCAAAGATGGCCCAAACCCTTGCCGGCCGCAGCGAGGTACGACTGACGCTGGGCGTTTATATCCAAGTGAAATTGGCCGACCTACGCTAAGTAATCGCATCGGTGTCCCAACTGCCGGGTTTTGGTAGTGACGGTGGAGCGGACTAAGTCAAAACAGCCGCTTGAAATGGCCTTTATGGTACGCTTAGGCTGCTGGTCGGCTTATGGTTGCGCGAGCTCCCAACCACTGCGCGTCGTTGGCAACGATGCAGGCCAATAGTCAAAGGTAGTGGGTCTCATACCCGCTCCGCTTGCTTTCCCTGAAGAACCAGGCAAACAGTTCTGGACTCTTGCCCTCAAGTCGCTCCCATTCCTCTAGTAACTTCGCCTCCATTCGCTGGGGAAACACGAAGGCTACGCCAGAAGTCATTGTGACCGCTTCTACACGAATTGCTCGAAAGAAAAGCAGCAACCCTTCATATATCGTTTGGCTGAAGGCGATATCCGTCAGGATCTCCTTTTCCCCTGGCATGATTAGATTTTCAAGCATGATTTGGCCTTGCCTTTTCGAAATTCCGTCTACCCTGAATAGCCCCGTTCTTGCTCGGCACATTGCCGCCAACACTCGTCTTTCGCTGGGACTCACGCTGCTCACCTCTTCGGCATAGCGTTCGACGCACGTCTTACCGTCTGCCTGACGCACTTCGTAAATTGCACAATCGAGAAGCGCGTTGGCATCGTCATCGCCACCAAAACGATTTCACGGTTTCGCGTCAGCTTCAGAAGGCGTGCCGCTTTTTCCAAGGTTGCTTGATCGAGATATTCTGCGGTGATCAGACTGTGCAACTTCGTGTTCACCATCCTGTAATGGCGATATTCCCTCAGCATGGGAAAAGCTCCTTACAGACGAAAGGCAGAATTGACGTCAGCCTCCCTGAGACCGTGAAGCATGCGGCAACCCGCAGAGAACTATCGCTGACCGACAATTTCTTATGCCGCGCCATGTCCGATTTGTCCAGAAGGGTGACTCGTATCCCCTGTGTCCGACATCAATTGGAAAACGATGGGTTGGATCGTGGGAACGTGGATACGGCCCGCGCGAATTGGCGGAAAAGTCTGCCGTTTGTCCTCGTTTGTGAAGGGTTGGGTGGTTCCGTTGATCGTCGGTCCGATTTAGACTGCCGGTAAACGCACGCTCACAGCAAAAGATGCACATTGTTGTGCCGAGTGGTTGCGACGGGATGCCCGATAACGTACTGCTCCGCCTTTCGCCTATATCACGATTTGCTTGGGTTTCCACTCGGCATGAAGTGCTCCAAGAAAACATCCGGCCAGCACGGCCCAGGGAATTGAAGCGACTGACAAGGGTTGCACCACTGAAGCGAGTAGGCCGCAAACCAAAACGGCCTGCGGCGGAACGAATCCAAAGCGGTTTGCGCGGAAAGCGTCCCCGACAGGACTCGAACCTGTAACCTTCGGCTCCGGAGGCCGACGCTCTATCCGATTGAGCTACGGGGACTCAGTTTAAAGTCCTATGGCTATCGCCGCTTGTGTTCCACAGGTTGGGTCCGGAACCCAGCCTATTCCAGCCCGGAGAACTTAACTTTATTCTACAGCATCTTTTGCCCTCCGGCGATCCCGGCTGCCAGGCACCCAGCGCCCAATTCGGCAGGTCGGACATGCCATCACACGGGAAGGCCGGGCGAGACCCGGAACTCCACAAAGGCCACAGTCTTTAATCTACCAGGGAATTGTGTCGCTGAAAAGTAAAACGGCGCTGTCCACGGCCATAACATGGTGAGTCAGGCAGCATCGCTAACCGGTGGAAAGCTTTGCGATACCCCAAACGTCAATCAACACGGCACTTGTTCCCGTCCGCCACCTGTCATCTTGCCCCAGCTGTCCGTGCGTTGCTCGGCTTTCCTGCGTGGTTGAATAGGGATGGTGGAATGGCATCGGCCCGGCCGCGTCTGCGCACCACCCGGTGGTTTATAATGGGGGATTCCGCCCCGGCAAAAGGCTCCGGGGAGATTGTTTCGATCAGCTTGGTTGGCTTTTTTGACGGAGGGCACGCATGCTCAGGAAGCGTCTCGAATCCTTTCGAGAACAGCTTTTTTCCCGTCCGAACTACCCGACCGCTCCGATCCAAACCGAGGCGCTTCCGCCGGGTATTCCCTACATCATTGGGAATGAGGCCGCCGAGCGGTTCAGCTTTTACGGCATGCGGGCGATTCTCGTCGTGTTTATGACGCAGTACCTTCTGACAGCCGACGGCCATGCCGCCCCCATGACCGAGGCAGAGGCGAAATTCTACTTCCACCTTTTCAATATGGGCGTTTATTTTTTCCCGATTCTCGGTGCGGTGCTGGCCGACATGTTCTGGGGCAAGTACCCAACGATTATCGGGTTATCGCTGGTGTACTGCTTGGGGCATGTTGCGCTGGCATGGGATGAGACCCGGCTGGGCCTGTTCCTGGGACTCGCCCTGATCGCGCTGGGGTCCGGTGGAATCAAGTCCTGCGTTTCCGCTCATGTGGGCGACCAATTCTGCCGCGCAAATGCTCATCGGATGACCGAGGTGTTCGCGTGGTTCTACCTGGCGATCAACCTTGGGGCGGCCACGTCGTCGCTCCTTACGCCGTGGTTGCTCCGGATTTCCGGGCCCGGACTGGCCTTTGCTGTACCAGGGTTACTGATGGCCCTGGCAACGGCGGTGTTTTTTGCGGGACGATCGAAATTTGCCCATATTCCCCCGGCGGGACGAAAATTCTTGACGGATCTCGTCGACCCTGAAGGACGGCAGGCGCTGCTGCGGTTGGTGCCCCTCTTCGTGTTTGTCGCCATGTTCTGGTCTCTTTTTGATCAGTCGGGGTCAGCCTGGGTACTTCAGGCGGAAAAGATGAACCGACATTTCCTCGGGATTCACTGGGAATCTGCGCAAATTCAGGCGGTCAATCCTGTGTTGATTCTCGTGTTGGTTCCCCTGTTCACGCGGGTTCTCTATCCCCTGGTGGACCGCTTCTGGAAGTTCACTCCGCTACGCAGAATTTCGGTAGGCATGTTTGTGGCTGCTGGCTCTTTTTGGATCTCGGCGGTCATCGAGTCACTCATTCAGAGGGGATTGACCCCGACAATTGGCTGGCAAATCCTTGCTTATCTTGTGCTGACCTCGGCAGAGGTTTTGGTTTCCGTCACCTGCTTGGAGTTCGCTTACACCCAGGCCCCGAAACGCCTCAAGTCGCTTGTGATGGGCATGTATCTTCTTTCGGTTTCAATGGGGAATGCATTCACGGCGGCCGTGAATTACGTGGTCAAGCTGTATCATCTGGATGCACCCGGCGGCATCATGGCTGGGCCCGGTTATTTCTGGTTTTTTGTGATCACCATGCTGACCACGGCGGTACTTTTCAGCGTGGCGGCCACCTTTTACCGGGGGCGGGACGTGCTCCAGGACTGATTGCGCGGGCCAGCGTCTCGGCAAGCGACAAACGGTGTCGGCTGTGAACAGACGGGACGACGGAGCCCACAGCCCACGAATTTGCCTACAGGGGGACTTGGCACGGAAACGATCTTTGTGGTTTAATACGGGAACCCACTCTGAATTGGAGGCGGCATGAGGACGTGAGGGGGTCTTGATCGCGATTTTCCTTCCTGCCTCCCCGTTGAGAGAATCAAGCCCATCTGATATCATTTAAGTTTTTCGCCCTGAATCAGGGCGAAGAGGGATATTGTCCACAACCAGGGTGAAGCGATATGGCGGGCGTCCTGAATGAGATTATCCGCATCCGCATGGAATCCTACGACCACGCGGTGCTCGACCAGTGCGCAAAGGAAATTGTTGACACGGCCAAGCGCACGCATTCGAAAGTGCATGGGCCGATTCCGCTCCCAGTGAAGATTGAGCGGTACACCGTGCTTTCCAGTCCCCACGTGGATAAGAAGGCGCGGCAGCAGTTTGAGATTCGGACGCACAAGCGATTGATTGACATCCTAGAGGCGACTCCCAATACCATTGAGCAACTGAACAAGCTGACGGCTCCCGCGGGGGTCGATATCAAGATTAAGGTCATTTCCCGCACTCGAAAGTGAGGAAGTTGCTTTTTGGCTTTGCGGAAGAAATGGGGGTGGGCTGAGGGACGACGGTAGGCGGACTTGGCGGTTGTCGGTAGCTGCGTATGACGTGGAAGCTTCAGGGGTAACGGCGGAGATGTCCGACGCGTCCCCTGGGGCAAGGCAGGAAAAGGTGAGCAAACCATGGCACTTGGACTTTTGGGCCGAAAAGTCGGCATGACTCAGATATTCGACGAGGACGGCCGGGTCATTCCAGTGACAGTGATCCAGGCC
This is a stretch of genomic DNA from Thermogutta terrifontis. It encodes these proteins:
- the rpsJ gene encoding 30S ribosomal protein S10 translates to MAGVLNEIIRIRMESYDHAVLDQCAKEIVDTAKRTHSKVHGPIPLPVKIERYTVLSSPHVDKKARQQFEIRTHKRLIDILEATPNTIEQLNKLTAPAGVDIKIKVISRTRK
- a CDS encoding POT family MFS transporter, whose translation is MLRKRLESFREQLFSRPNYPTAPIQTEALPPGIPYIIGNEAAERFSFYGMRAILVVFMTQYLLTADGHAAPMTEAEAKFYFHLFNMGVYFFPILGAVLADMFWGKYPTIIGLSLVYCLGHVALAWDETRLGLFLGLALIALGSGGIKSCVSAHVGDQFCRANAHRMTEVFAWFYLAINLGAATSSLLTPWLLRISGPGLAFAVPGLLMALATAVFFAGRSKFAHIPPAGRKFLTDLVDPEGRQALLRLVPLFVFVAMFWSLFDQSGSAWVLQAEKMNRHFLGIHWESAQIQAVNPVLILVLVPLFTRVLYPLVDRFWKFTPLRRISVGMFVAAGSFWISAVIESLIQRGLTPTIGWQILAYLVLTSAEVLVSVTCLEFAYTQAPKRLKSLVMGMYLLSVSMGNAFTAAVNYVVKLYHLDAPGGIMAGPGYFWFFVITMLTTAVLFSVAATFYRGRDVLQD